In Mustelus asterias unplaced genomic scaffold, sMusAst1.hap1.1 HAP1_SCAFFOLD_201, whole genome shotgun sequence, the following proteins share a genomic window:
- the LOC144485630 gene encoding uncharacterized protein LOC144485630 codes for MEKPWKCGDCGKGFSCPSHLEAHRRSHTGERPFTCSVCGKGFTRLSCLQTHDLVHSDNKPFTCSDCEKSFKRKPDLLTHQRIHTGQRPFTCSVCGKGFTQSSNLQTHQQVHTGERPFTCSECGKGFIHSSILLKHQRVHTRERLFTCSVCGKGFIQSSHLLRHKRVHTGERPFTCSQCGKRFTNSFHLLRHQRVHK; via the coding sequence atggagaaaccatggaaatgtggggactgtgggaagggattcagttgtCCTTCCCATCTGGaggctcatcgacgcagtcacaccggggaacggccattcacctgctctgtgtgtgggaaaggatttactcggttaTCCTGTCTTCAGACACACGATCTTGTTCATTCTGATAACAAACCtttcacttgctctgactgtgagaagagctttaaaaggaaACCGGATTTGCTGactcaccaacgcattcacactgggcagagaccgttcacctgctctgtatgtgggaagggattcactcagtcatccaacctgcagacacaccagcaagttcacactggggagaggccattcacctgctccgagtgtgggaagggattcattcactcATCAATTCTGctaaaacaccagcgagttcacacgcgggagagactgttcacctgctctgtgtgtgggaagggatttattcagtcatcccacctactgAGACACAaaagagttcacacaggggagaggccattcacctgctcccagtgtgggaagagattcactaattcattccacctactgagacaccagcgagttcacaagtga